The genomic interval TACACTCAAAAAATCGCTGGGGCAGCATTTCCTGAAAGATGAGAACATCTGCAGGAAGATTGTGGACTCCTTACCTGTAATTCCTGGTCAGCAGATAGTAGAAGTAGGTCCGGGCGCGGGCGCTATTACCAAATATCTGCTGGAAATACCTGATGTTCACTTCAAGGCAGTGGAACTGGATGCTGAAAAGGTGCAATACCTGGAAAAGACCTACCCTGCCATACAGGGAAAGATCATACATGAAAGCATCCTGGATACGCCTGTGCCTTACGAAGGTCAGTTCACGGTGATCGGTAATTTCCCCTATAATATCTCTTCCCAGATCATGTTCCGCATCCTGGAATGGAAGCAGCAGGTGCCAACGGTAGTGGGTATGTTTCAGAAAGAAGTGGCACAGCGTATTGCGGCTACGAAAGGGAAGGAATATGGGATATTGAGTGTACTGATCCAGGCTTACTACAGGGTGGAATACCTGTTTGAGGTGCATGAGAACTGTTTTAATCCGCCTCCCAAGGTGAAGTCGGCAGTGATCAGGTTGCACCGGCTGGAGCAACCATATGATATCGCCAGCGACCGGAAATTCTTCGTACTGGTAAAAACAGCTTTTGGCCAGCGTCGGAAGCAGTTACGCAATCCGTTAAAGCCGCTGTTTGACAAGGAATATCTTCAGGACAGCATTTTTAATAAAAGGGCAGAAGAGCTGAGTATAGCAGATTTTGCAGCATTATCCCATAAGATGATATGAGCAGGAAAGTATTGATCACCGCGAAGGTGCACGATTATTTAATCAACAAACTGGAAGAAAAAGGATATGAAGTAAGCTACCGTCCATCCATCACATACGATGAGGTGGTGGCAGCCATCCCTGAATTCATGGGAATGATCGTCACTACCAGGATAAAGGTAGATAAAGGGCTGATAGACCGCGCTGGTCAGCTGCAGTGGATCGGCAGGCTGGGAAGTGGTATGGAGCTGATTGATGTGCCTTATGCAGAGAGTAAGGGCATTCACTGTGCCAGCAGTCCTGAGGGGAATTGTGATGCCGTGGGAGAACAGGCATTGGGCATGTTACTAAGCCTCATGAATAATATTCAGAAAAGTAACCTGGAGCTCCGGCAGGGTATCTGGGAACGGGATGGTAACCGGGGCTTTGAGCTGAACGGGCTGACGGTAGGTATCATTGGCTTTGGTAATACAGGTGGCGCCTTTGCCCGCAAGCTCAGAGGCTTTGACGTGGAGATCCTGGCGTATGATAAATATAAGACGGGTTTCAGTGACAACTATGTGCAGGAAGCAACAATGGACCAGCTGTTTGAAAAAGCAGATGTGGTAAGTGTACATCTGCCGCTCACAGCAGAAACGCACCACCTGGTCAATACCGCCTTCCTGCAGTCTTTTAAGAAACCGGTATGGTTCATTAACGCCGCCAGGGGAAAGATCGTTAATACGGATGATATGTTGAATGCTCTTGAAGCGGAAACAATAAGAGGAGCCTGTCTCGACGTGCTGGAAAATGAAAAATTATCTACTTACAGCCCGGCGGAAAAAGAGCGCTTCGAAAAGCTCCTACATATGCCAAATGTGATCATTACCCCGCATATAGCAGGTTATTCCCATGAGGCCAGCGTAAAGATGGCCAGGATCGTACTGGAGAAATTGCATGTGATCTAGGTGATTTTACATTTCAGCCTCTTCTATTATAAATACCGTAAATATGACAATATTTGTTAGGGGTATTTAAACAAGGTGATGTAAAAAATATTATATTTGCGGTATACCAATTTTACAACGCTTCTGTGCAAACGGGGGCGTTGATTTTTTTTCTTTATTCTAAAACAATAACGTTATGTCTGGTATAAACTACGTTACCAAAGAGACCCTGGACCAGATGCGGGAAGAGCTCAACTACCTCAAGACCAAAGGTCGCGCGGAGATTGCCAGAGCTATTGCAGAAGCGCGGGAAAAAGGTGACCTCAAAGAAAATGCTGAGTATGATGCCGCCAAAGAGGCGCAGGGAATGCATGAAGCAAGACTTGCCTCGCTGGAAAGTGCGATTGCAACGGCAAGAGTGGTGGAAGCTGATTCCATTGATACCTCCAAAGTCTCCATATTATGTAAGGTAACTATTACAAATATGGCTAATAAGAAGACGGTTACCTACCAGTTGGTTTCTGAAAAGGAAGCTGATCTGAAACTGAACAAGATCTCAGTGACCTCTCCTATCGGAAAAGGCCTGTTAGGCAAGACTGTAGGTGACATTGCAGACGTGCAGGCGCCAAACGGTAGTTTGAAATTTAAGATTGAGAATATTACAGTATAAACGTATAAGATCATTATATGAAAAGCCCGCCTTTGTTCGACAGGGGCGGGCTTTTTTTTATACCTTTATGTGCATTAAAAATGAGGACCATGACTGTTTTTACAAAGATCATCAAAGGTGAGATCCCCAGTTACAAAATAGCCGAAAACGATAGCTTTTATGCCTTCCTGGATATTTTCCCCTTGGTCAAAGGCCATACCCTTATCGTACCTAAAGTAGAAATAGATAAGTTTTTTGATGTAACCGACGATCTGCTGGGAGAGTGGTTATTGTTTGCAAAACCTATTGCAGAGTCCTTAGAGCGTCATTTCCCCTGCAATCGTGTAGGTGTAAGCGTTGTCGGTCTGGAAGTACCACATGCACATATGCATCTGATACCGATCAATACGGCTGACGACATGAACTTTTCACGCCCCAAGCTAAAGTTGTCGGAGGAAGAATTTAAAGCAATACAGCAGAAGATTACAGCTGACCTGGGACGTTGAAGCGGAAACCTACTCCATGAAGGGTTTCCAGTTTGATGGAGGGGTCTGAGCGGAAATGTTTTCTGAGTTTGGTAATGAATACGTCCATGCTGCGGCCAAGGAAGTAGTCATCTTTGCCCCATACATGAAATAATATTTCCTCCCTTTTCAGTGTCTTATTGGCATTATCGCAGAGATATTTCAGAAGGTCGGCTTCCTTTTGGGTAAGTGTACTGGAAACGTCTCCGTTCTTTTCACGGAGTATGAGGTCATTGTAGTCAAAGGTCAGTTTGCCTATATTGTATTGCGTACGCTTTTCCGCTGCGCTGTTTGCAGTTTTACTCCTTTTCAGGAATACTTCAATGCGCAGCAGGAGTTCCTGCATACTAAAAGGCTTGGTAATATAGTCGTCGGCGCCGGTTTTGAAACCTTTGATCTTATCCTCATCCAGCGCTTTCGAGGTCAGAAAGAGTATGGGAATGAAGTCATTTTTTCTACGGATCTGCTCTGCCAGTGTAAAGCCATCTTTTTTCGGCATAACAACATCCAGTAAACATATGTCAAAGGTCCGCGACTGGAACTGTTCCCAGGCCATTTGTCCGTCTGTGCTATGTACCACATCGTAGCCCGCTTCTTCTAATCGTTTCTTTGTTACCGCACCAACATTTTGATCATCTTCCACCAATAGGATTCTTGCTTTCATAGCTTGTGATGCTGATTATAAATACCATAGTTCATGGTGTAAAGCCCCAATTACCGTCTGGGAGCGTTTATGAAGATTTTAATTCAAAGTAAATACAATTTATCAACTTCTGGAAAAACGTCCGCCTTAAACCTGGAATTATCTGTCATAACAATGATTATTCTGCTATTCTTTCGGGGTTCTGTTTGAGGAACTGTTCCCAGCCCTTGGCTTTGCGTGTATCCGGTAAAACACTTGACTCCTGGAAGAAATGGCACACCGCAACGGCGAGAGCATCAGACGCATCCAGGAATTCAGGTCGCTCCTTGAAATGTAGTATTCTTTGTAACATCTGCCAAATCTGCTCTTTATCTGCATTACCATTACCCGTAATGGATTGTTTAACTTTTTTGGGAGAGTACTCGGTCACAGGCACTCCTGCCTGCATTGCAGTGGCAATAGCTACGCCTTGAGCACGGCCCAGCTTTAACATACTTTGCACATTCTTACCAAAGAAGGGAGCTTCAATTGCACAGGAAACCGGTTTGTGCACACGTATCAGTTCATTTACACGGGCGTGTATCAGTTGTAGCCTTTCGTAGTGGTCTTTATGACGGGACAGCTTCAGCACATCCATTTCCAGCAGGCTGGCCTTAGATCCTTCCACCAGTATCAGTCCGTAACCCATCACAAGCGTACCGGGGTCGATGCCCAGAATTATTTTTGACTTGTTTGCCAACCACAGTTTATTTTTGCCAAAATCTTGATGTCTGAACAAAAATACCAAAATAATTCTCAATTATCTGCTGGGAGCAGTGCTTTTTACCTGGTTAGCCTATTCCATCTATACACAATTGCTGCATCACCCCAACCTGAAGGCATCTTTGTGGCAAATGATGACCACCCTGGAAACCAGGGGGGCTATGGGTTTGCTGGCAGTGGTGGCGGGGATGTTCCTCAATTGGGGCCTGGAAGCCCGCAAGTGGCAGTTGCTGGTCAAGCCGTTACAACATATATCTTTCCTCCGGGCGTTCAGTGCGGTGCTCTCAGGCGTGTCCTTTTCCATTAATACCCCTAACCGTATCGGTGAGTACGGAGGAAGAGTGTTATACCTCAGGAATAACAGGAGTAAGCTTAAAGCCATTGCTGCCACCATGGTGGGCAGTTTCAGCCAGCTTATCGTCACTATTATCTTTGGGTTAACTGGCCTGTGCTATTATATCAACAAATTCCCGCTGGTAAAGGGAAATGGCTATTTCGCTCCCCATTTCTGGGAGAAAATACTGTTAGGATTGTTAATAGTTATTTGTGCCTTGGTCATATTGTTATATTTTCGGTTACAGATCATCCTGGCGATATTTGAAAAGATCCCATTGTTGAGAAAAGCCCGGATATTTGTCCAGATCATTGTTCGTTACTCAGCCGGCGACCTTGAGCATCTACTGCTGCTTTCCGCCATCAGATACATTGTCTTCTCGGCACAGTATTTGATTTTGCTTGACACATTGGGCGTGGAGATGCTTTGGTGGCAAGGTTTTTTGATGAATGCTGTTGTTTATCTTGTAATGGCCCTGGTACCTACTATCGCTATTGCGGAACTTGGACTCAGAGGAAAGGTCAGCCTGTACTTTATGGGATTACTGAGTACCAATAGTCCCGGAATTATCGCAGCCACTGTATGCATCTGGTTTATCAACCTGGTTCTGCCAGCTATCCTGGGAAGTGTGTTGTTGCTGGGAATAAAGATTTTTAAGGAAAAATAGCTTTCATCAATGAGGTGTCTTCTACTGATTATCATTAGTCTGGCCGCTATCCGTCCCGCAATTGCACAGAACGAATTCTGCGGAATTACCAATACCAGTTTTAAAGCCGGGGAAAGCATAACGCTCAAAGTTTATTATAACCTCGGCAAACTCTTTATAGGCGCCGGCGAAGCCGTATTTAACTGCCAGCTGGAAAAACTCAACGGGAGAGACGTCTACCATGTAACAGGGGAAGGTAAAACATTCCGTACCTATGACTGGTTCTTTAAAGTAAGGGACAAGTACGAAAGTTATATAGACACCGCCACGCTGCTGCCCCAACACTTCGTCAGGAACGTAGATGAAGGCGGTTATAAGATATACAACAACGTTACCTTCGACCACGTGCATAATACCGCTGTCAGCGAGAAAACTACCATTAAAACCCCCGCCTGCGTGCAGGATGTCATCAGCGCTATCTATTATGCAAGGAACATCAATTTCGATAAATACAAACCCGGCGACAAAATTCCCTTTGACATGTACCTGGATGATAAGATCTACAATATCTATATCCGTTATATAGGCAAAGAGACCATTGAAACCAAGTTTGGCAAGTTCCGCGCTATCAGGTTCGCACCACTGCTCATCCAGGGAACGATGTTCGAAGGAGGTGAAAAAATGACCGTATGGGTAAGTGACGACGCCAACAAAGTGCCCCTGCGTATCGATAGCCCTATCTCCGTAGGCAGCGTAAAGGTGGATATGGTGGCCTATAAGAACCTGCGTTATAACTTTACATCCCTGATCAGTAAATAGCCCCGGAAGGGACGCCCCTTATACCCTTTTTACCTAATTTTAACTTTCTGTATGCAAGGGCCTGGCATTGGCGCACTGTAATAATACCTATATTTGTTTGCACATTAATACTTTATTGAATATGGAAGAACGTAAACCAAAAATATTGCTGGCGGAAGATGATACCAACCTGGGAATGGTGTTGAAGAATTATCTTGAACTGAATGACTATGACGTAGAGTTGTGCCGCGATGGTATACTTGCGCTGGCAGCCTTCAGACGCGAGAAATTTGATATCTGCCTGCTGGACATCATGATGCCCAATATGGATGGTTTTAAGCTGGCAGAGGAGATCCGTGACGTGGATCCCGACATTCCGCTGTTCTTCCTCTCTGCCAAAACAATGAAGGAAGATGTGATCCATGGTTATAAACTGGGCGCTGACGACTATATAGCAAAACCTTTCGACAGCGAACTGCTGCTGCTGAAAATAAAGGCTATCCTGAAGCGTAACCAGGAGCTCAACAGTAAAGAAGAAGAGCAGCATGAATTCAGGATCGGGCGTTATGCATTCAATGCCCGCCTGCGTACCCTGACAAGAGACGGTGACTCCCATACATTGTCTCCTAAAGAAAACGAACTGCTGCGCATGCTGTGCGAGCACAAGAATGACCTGCTGCCGAGAGAACTGGCCCTGAAAAAGATCTGGGGTAGTGATACCTATTTCAATGGACGTAGTATGGATGTATACATCGCCAAACTCCGCAAATACCTGAAGGAAGATCCGGATATCGAGATTGTCAATATTCACGGCAACGGCTTCCGCCTGGTGGTAAAGGACTGATTATATTAAGACAGTTATTGGGATAGCTCCCGGCGAAGAAACCTGAGCGTTTCAGCTTCCGCCTGGAGCTTTCTGTTTGTAGGAAATCATATCAGAGATGTATGAAACTTTTACTTATTGAAGATGAACCATCAGTGGTGTCGTTCATACGCCGTTATCTTTCAGAAGCGGGGTACGATGTAAGCGTAGCACTGGATGGCCAGTCTGGGCTGCAAATGGCCACGGAGCATAGTTTTCAGCTGATCATCCTGGATGTGATGCTGCCCGGTATGAATGGAATGGCGGTTTGCAAGGCATTGCGCAAACAGAACGATACAACACCCATTCTCATGCTCACTGCCCTTGGCTCAACGGAGAATGTGGTGGCCGGCCTGGACAGCGGTGCAGACGACTATCTTGTCAAACCTTTCAAACAGGCCGAATTACTGGCGCGCATACGCTCACTGCTGCGCCGTAATCCTGATAACGCCGCCAATACAACAACCAATAATCATCATAATGCCAATGTGCTGAAGGTTGCCGATCTTGAACTGGACCTGAATACCAAAAGCGCCAGCCGTTATGGCGAAAACATTGTGCTTACAGCTACTGAATACAGGCTGCTGGAATATATGATGAGAAACCCCCGCCGCGTGCTCTCCAGGATGGAAATACTGGAAAACGTATGGGGTATTGATTTTAATATGAACACCAAAGTAGTGGACGTTTATGTCAACTATCTGCGGAAGAAGGTAAACCGTAAAGAACAACCTGCCCTGATCCAGACTGTAGTAGGAATGGGTTATATGCTGAAAGAAGAAGAATGACCATACGTAACAAAATATTAGGTTTATTCATCGCCCTCACCATCTCCATTATCCTGATGATGGCGGCTTTCGCCTATTTCCTTGTTAGTCGTCAGTCTTTCGACGACTTCTATAAACGGCTGGAGATCCGCGCATATATTGCCGCCAGGGCCAGGTTTACACAAGACAAAGACAATAGCGCTGCTTATGCCGAGATCCGGAACGAGCACCTGGAGCGCCTGCCTCACGAAAAAGAATATTTCCTGAGAATAGATACAACCGGTAGCCCTGCTCCTGATCCGGGCCTTAAGCCCCTGCGCCAGAGCTTCTATGAAAAGGTAAAGGCCCAGGGAAAGGCTACTTACCGCCACAGGGATATTTTTTACCAGGGAGTATTGTTTGAGAACGAAGCGGGGAAATATGTTGTAATAGTTTCTGCCAATAATGAATACGGTCAGCACTTTATGACCGAACTGAGAAGAACCCTCATTATCTGCATGGCCATTGCTGCAGTAGTGATCGTTACTGCCGGGCTTTTCTTTTCCCGCTATATCCTGCAGCCCGTCCGCCAGATCACTTCCCGGGTAAAAGATATCCGGGCACATAACCTGCACCTGCGGCTGGATACACCAACCAGTAAAGATGAAATGACAGAACTGGCTCAGACCTTCAACAATATGCTGGACCGCCTGGAGACAGCCTTCGAAACACAGAACAACTTCGTAAGTAATGCCTCCCACGAGCTGGGCACTCCGCTCACGGCTATTATCGGGGAGGCAGAACTGGCGCTGAACAGGCAACGCAATGAAGAGCATTACCGGCAATCACTATCAGTGATACTGAAAGAGGCCGAAAGACTTGAACATATCACCAAAAGTTTGTTGAGCCTTGCCCAGACAGGCTTTGACGGAAAACGGCAACAGCTGGAGAAAATACGTACAGATGAACTGATCTTTACAGTAAAAGAAACAATAGATCGTATCAACCCCGACAACAAGGTGGCCATTGACTATACCATGCTGCCTGAAGAGGAAGATAAGCTCGTCATATTAGGGAATGCGCAACTATTGCAACTGGCGTTAAGTAATATTGTACAGAATGCCTGTAAATACTCAGACAACCGCCCGGCATCTGTGGCCCTGGCTGCTACAGACAAGAACATTATCATTATTATCAAAGACAATGGTATAGGTATCCCTGCCCAGGATATGCCTTTTATTTACGATCCTTTTTACCGTGCTTCCAACACCGGCGGATATAAAGGCTATGGTATAGGCCTGCCGCTGGCACGCAATATTATACGCCTGCATGGAGGAAATATCATCGTCAATAGTAAAGAGAACCAGGGAACGGAGATCAGGATTGTATTGCCGACATATATTCGTTCATAATAATGTTTCATTCTTACCGTTTTCTTACCTGTTTTTGACCTCATTCTTACACCAACGGTGTTTTCTTACTGCATTTTTACCCTTTTTTTAAGTTGCTTTTATGCGGAGCTTACCTGTTCCTAACCCCGGGCTGGTAGTTTTGTGTTAAAAGAATTACCCATGAAGCATGTATTGATTCCTACAGATTTTTCTATCCGGTCTCTTCGCGTAGTGCACGGTGTGGTTGAGCGCTTTGGTGGTGAACCACTTAATATTGTCCTGATGCACGCAGTAGAAATGCCAGGTTCTATCATGGATCTGATGATGCTGTCAAGAAGGTCATCACACTATGATCTCATTACTGCCGACTATAAAGATGCCTGCGAGATCATAAAAAATAAATACGCCTCCGTTATTCAATCGTTGAAAACTGAATTTCTGGTAGGTAATGGTAAAGGTCTGTTCAGAAACTTCCTCTTATATCATAACATAGACGTGATAGCCTGTGCCGCAAAGGATGAATTCCGCAAAGCAGGCCCTCACAGCTACAATCCGGCAGAATTGATCAGGAAGTGCAAATACCCGGTACATCATATAGCGCTGACGCCAAGGAAGGAGAAATACCTGGTGTCTGCCATGTCTGAATTGTTTGAAGTATAGAACCATTAAACCGTTACAAGATGTTATTGAAGAAGAATATCCCGTTCAAATATGTTTTCGGGAAAATAAAGTATGAGGTTTTGCTCGTAGCGGTATATACGCTGGTGGTGGTATTACTGCACGACAGGTTTAATCTGAAGCACATGGCTATTCCATTGTCTGTGCCGATGATCATGGGGACTGTTATTTCGCTGTTGCTGGCATTCCGTTCCAATCAGGCGTATGACCGCTGGTGGGAGGCAAGAACAGTGTGGGGCGCTATTGTAAATGATTCGCGTACGTTTTCAAGGCAGGTGCTTTCATTCATAGATCATGCTTACGATGGAGAAGAGGTAGGGCATTTCAGGGAACGTATGGTACGCAGGCAGATCGCCTGGTGTTATGCGCTCGGCCAGTCCCTGCGTGGACTGGATGGCAGGGAAGGGCTTGACAGGCACATCCCCAAGCGGGAGATATCGCATGTATGCAGGTATACCAATATACCCATGGCGTTGCTGGAATTGCATGCCCGCGATCTTAATTATGCATTGAAACAGGGATGGATCAATGAATACCAGCAGGTACAGCTGGACCAGACCCTTAGCCGTTTGTGCGATGCAATGGGTAAGTGCGAGCGTATCAAGAATACCGTCTTCCCCGCTACTTATAGTCTTTACATCCATTTCGCCCTGAACTTTTTCATCCTGCTGTTGCCATTTGCCCTGATAGAATATTTCGGGTTTGTGGAAGTGCCTATGGTAGTAGCGATTGCCGCTTCTTTCCTGCTGATAGAAAAAATGGCGATCCACCTGCAGGATCCGTTCGACAATAAGCCTACTGATACGCCGATGACGGCAATATCGAGGAATATTGAGCGTGACCTGAAACAGATGCTGAACGATCATCACTTACCTGAAACTGTTAACGCAGAATACAAATTCTATGTGATGTAATAACTGTTTTAAAACCTACACTTACTTTACTCTGTTGGAGAAGGGATAACGTTCCGGTGCATACGAACAATAGCACGATCAGGGATTAACGGAAGGATTACTACAGCGCCGGACGTCATTCCAACATGGATATAGAGTGTTATATGGAGGAAACAAGTAAGGGAGCTTTCGCTCCCTTTTATTTTTTATAGCATACTATCAGAATAACAAGCCGCTGCCGCCTCCTCTGGGCGCTTTGCCCAGGTGTATGTAAGCTTTCTCTGTCACTTCCCTGCCACGTGGCGTACGTTTGATAAAACCTTCCTGTATCAGGAACGGCTCATAGACCTCTTCCAGTGTGCCGGCTTCTTCCCCTACAGCGGTAGCAATGGTAGTTATACCTACGGGGCCGCCTTTGAAATTTTCAATGATCACCTGGAGAATGCGGTTGTCCATTTCATCCAGGCCGTATTCATCCACATTCAAGGCTTTCAGGCTGAACTGTGCTATCTCCAGGTCAATAACGCCATTGCCTATCACCTGTGCAAAATCGCGTACACGCCTGAGCAGGCCATTGGCAATACGCGGTGTGCCCCTGGAGCGCCGGGCTATTTCCATTGCAGCATCTGAAGTGATCTTCGATTGTAACAGGCCCGCTGCCCGCCAGATGATCTTTTGCAGGGTGGCGGCACTATAATATTCCAGTCTTGACTTGATACCGAAACGGGAGAGCAGTGGCGCCGTCAGTAATCCTGAGCGGGTGGTAGCGCCTATCAGCGTGAAAGGATGCAGTGTGATCTGTATGGAGCGTGCACTG from Chitinophaga filiformis carries:
- the rsmA gene encoding 16S rRNA (adenine(1518)-N(6)/adenine(1519)-N(6))-dimethyltransferase RsmA, translated to MYTLKKSLGQHFLKDENICRKIVDSLPVIPGQQIVEVGPGAGAITKYLLEIPDVHFKAVELDAEKVQYLEKTYPAIQGKIIHESILDTPVPYEGQFTVIGNFPYNISSQIMFRILEWKQQVPTVVGMFQKEVAQRIAATKGKEYGILSVLIQAYYRVEYLFEVHENCFNPPPKVKSAVIRLHRLEQPYDIASDRKFFVLVKTAFGQRRKQLRNPLKPLFDKEYLQDSIFNKRAEELSIADFAALSHKMI
- a CDS encoding NAD(P)-dependent oxidoreductase, producing the protein MSRKVLITAKVHDYLINKLEEKGYEVSYRPSITYDEVVAAIPEFMGMIVTTRIKVDKGLIDRAGQLQWIGRLGSGMELIDVPYAESKGIHCASSPEGNCDAVGEQALGMLLSLMNNIQKSNLELRQGIWERDGNRGFELNGLTVGIIGFGNTGGAFARKLRGFDVEILAYDKYKTGFSDNYVQEATMDQLFEKADVVSVHLPLTAETHHLVNTAFLQSFKKPVWFINAARGKIVNTDDMLNALEAETIRGACLDVLENEKLSTYSPAEKERFEKLLHMPNVIITPHIAGYSHEASVKMARIVLEKLHVI
- the greA gene encoding transcription elongation factor GreA codes for the protein MSGINYVTKETLDQMREELNYLKTKGRAEIARAIAEAREKGDLKENAEYDAAKEAQGMHEARLASLESAIATARVVEADSIDTSKVSILCKVTITNMANKKTVTYQLVSEKEADLKLNKISVTSPIGKGLLGKTVGDIADVQAPNGSLKFKIENITV
- a CDS encoding HIT family protein; this encodes MTVFTKIIKGEIPSYKIAENDSFYAFLDIFPLVKGHTLIVPKVEIDKFFDVTDDLLGEWLLFAKPIAESLERHFPCNRVGVSVVGLEVPHAHMHLIPINTADDMNFSRPKLKLSEEEFKAIQQKITADLGR
- a CDS encoding response regulator transcription factor translates to MKARILLVEDDQNVGAVTKKRLEEAGYDVVHSTDGQMAWEQFQSRTFDICLLDVVMPKKDGFTLAEQIRRKNDFIPILFLTSKALDEDKIKGFKTGADDYITKPFSMQELLLRIEVFLKRSKTANSAAEKRTQYNIGKLTFDYNDLILREKNGDVSSTLTQKEADLLKYLCDNANKTLKREEILFHVWGKDDYFLGRSMDVFITKLRKHFRSDPSIKLETLHGVGFRFNVPGQL
- the ruvC gene encoding crossover junction endodeoxyribonuclease RuvC, which codes for MANKSKIILGIDPGTLVMGYGLILVEGSKASLLEMDVLKLSRHKDHYERLQLIHARVNELIRVHKPVSCAIEAPFFGKNVQSMLKLGRAQGVAIATAMQAGVPVTEYSPKKVKQSITGNGNADKEQIWQMLQRILHFKERPEFLDASDALAVAVCHFFQESSVLPDTRKAKGWEQFLKQNPERIAE
- a CDS encoding lysylphosphatidylglycerol synthase domain-containing protein: MLFTWLAYSIYTQLLHHPNLKASLWQMMTTLETRGAMGLLAVVAGMFLNWGLEARKWQLLVKPLQHISFLRAFSAVLSGVSFSINTPNRIGEYGGRVLYLRNNRSKLKAIAATMVGSFSQLIVTIIFGLTGLCYYINKFPLVKGNGYFAPHFWEKILLGLLIVICALVILLYFRLQIILAIFEKIPLLRKARIFVQIIVRYSAGDLEHLLLLSAIRYIVFSAQYLILLDTLGVEMLWWQGFLMNAVVYLVMALVPTIAIAELGLRGKVSLYFMGLLSTNSPGIIAATVCIWFINLVLPAILGSVLLLGIKIFKEK
- a CDS encoding DUF3108 domain-containing protein; this translates as MRCLLLIIISLAAIRPAIAQNEFCGITNTSFKAGESITLKVYYNLGKLFIGAGEAVFNCQLEKLNGRDVYHVTGEGKTFRTYDWFFKVRDKYESYIDTATLLPQHFVRNVDEGGYKIYNNVTFDHVHNTAVSEKTTIKTPACVQDVISAIYYARNINFDKYKPGDKIPFDMYLDDKIYNIYIRYIGKETIETKFGKFRAIRFAPLLIQGTMFEGGEKMTVWVSDDANKVPLRIDSPISVGSVKVDMVAYKNLRYNFTSLISK
- a CDS encoding response regulator transcription factor translates to MEERKPKILLAEDDTNLGMVLKNYLELNDYDVELCRDGILALAAFRREKFDICLLDIMMPNMDGFKLAEEIRDVDPDIPLFFLSAKTMKEDVIHGYKLGADDYIAKPFDSELLLLKIKAILKRNQELNSKEEEQHEFRIGRYAFNARLRTLTRDGDSHTLSPKENELLRMLCEHKNDLLPRELALKKIWGSDTYFNGRSMDVYIAKLRKYLKEDPDIEIVNIHGNGFRLVVKD
- a CDS encoding response regulator transcription factor; translation: MKLLLIEDEPSVVSFIRRYLSEAGYDVSVALDGQSGLQMATEHSFQLIILDVMLPGMNGMAVCKALRKQNDTTPILMLTALGSTENVVAGLDSGADDYLVKPFKQAELLARIRSLLRRNPDNAANTTTNNHHNANVLKVADLELDLNTKSASRYGENIVLTATEYRLLEYMMRNPRRVLSRMEILENVWGIDFNMNTKVVDVYVNYLRKKVNRKEQPALIQTVVGMGYMLKEEE
- a CDS encoding ATP-binding protein — protein: MTIRNKILGLFIALTISIILMMAAFAYFLVSRQSFDDFYKRLEIRAYIAARARFTQDKDNSAAYAEIRNEHLERLPHEKEYFLRIDTTGSPAPDPGLKPLRQSFYEKVKAQGKATYRHRDIFYQGVLFENEAGKYVVIVSANNEYGQHFMTELRRTLIICMAIAAVVIVTAGLFFSRYILQPVRQITSRVKDIRAHNLHLRLDTPTSKDEMTELAQTFNNMLDRLETAFETQNNFVSNASHELGTPLTAIIGEAELALNRQRNEEHYRQSLSVILKEAERLEHITKSLLSLAQTGFDGKRQQLEKIRTDELIFTVKETIDRINPDNKVAIDYTMLPEEEDKLVILGNAQLLQLALSNIVQNACKYSDNRPASVALAATDKNIIIIIKDNGIGIPAQDMPFIYDPFYRASNTGGYKGYGIGLPLARNIIRLHGGNIIVNSKENQGTEIRIVLPTYIRS
- a CDS encoding bestrophin family protein, with the protein product MLLKKNIPFKYVFGKIKYEVLLVAVYTLVVVLLHDRFNLKHMAIPLSVPMIMGTVISLLLAFRSNQAYDRWWEARTVWGAIVNDSRTFSRQVLSFIDHAYDGEEVGHFRERMVRRQIAWCYALGQSLRGLDGREGLDRHIPKREISHVCRYTNIPMALLELHARDLNYALKQGWINEYQQVQLDQTLSRLCDAMGKCERIKNTVFPATYSLYIHFALNFFILLLPFALIEYFGFVEVPMVVAIAASFLLIEKMAIHLQDPFDNKPTDTPMTAISRNIERDLKQMLNDHHLPETVNAEYKFYVM
- the ruvB gene encoding Holliday junction branch migration DNA helicase RuvB, which encodes MSNPLRPEENRQSAAEKEFENSIRPREIVDFSGQDQIIDNLKIFIKAAKLRGEALDHILFHGPPGLGKTTLSRIVANEMGVNIKETSGPVIEKPGDLAGLLTNLEDKDVLFIDEIHRLSTVVEEYLYSAMEDYRIDIMIDTGPSARSIQITLHPFTLIGATTRSGLLTAPLLSRFGIKSRLEYYSAATLQKIIWRAAGLLQSKITSDAAMEIARRSRGTPRIANGLLRRVRDFAQVIGNGVIDLEIAQFSLKALNVDEYGLDEMDNRILQVIIENFKGGPVGITTIATAVGEEAGTLEEVYEPFLIQEGFIKRTPRGREVTEKAYIHLGKAPRGGGSGLLF